A single Filimonas effusa DNA region contains:
- a CDS encoding BamA/TamA family outer membrane protein yields the protein MRLTRFITSLVLLLSLQAAGQQARVVPDSITVAIAPGYDSVTGVHRFLFGESYRKLWAAPVKMKVFYLQQEKGGLKILQRGGGMQTKSLRLADANGKEWVLRTIQKYPERGLPEQLRPTIVKDILQDQVVTAHPYSSVTVPPLAAALGIPHANPQIVYVPDDSALGAYRADFANAVFLFEEREPLDADRTDNTEKTQRKLEEDNDVRVDQEIVLRARLLDMLLGDWDRHEDQWRWERRKDKKAVTYTPVPRDRDQVYYNTTGVFPWLVSHQWLMSKFQGYHDKIRDINGFNIQARFFDRYFLNELDAKDWKKQIAFIQSTLTDSLIRQAVSLMPDTIFKLNGEHVIKTMIARRESLAGDAMKYYAFISKYADIPGSDKQEYFEIKKQKKGHITVSIYKVKKDGSLDQRIYKKEFTPKTTKEIRLYGLDGTDRFRISGDHRSPIRVRLIGGDGPDSFSVGNEVAQRGRIYIYDRSDQPNQLPPRSAARIRTEKDSLVNAYNKRSFVFDRLGPLFMAQYNPDQGLLVRTELLYEQQGFRKVPYAQQHQLMASYFTGRKAFLLQYTADYKKLIGKNDLRVNILSRGPQNLSNFFGLGNNSSFPRTEDKEIEYYRSRYDLINGDVRLYWPLGKHLQVNAGLAAQYYTSKFSNNTHRFLGAYNAAYPEQQVFADRFYAGIAGGWDIDTRNNLTMPYRGVHWQTELTGMRQMNGGHKTFGRLLTDFSFYTPLIGDSTLVLANRVGLGTTIGKPAYFQMMQLGGAQLLRGFHTARFTGKTLLYHNLEVRLKLFDFASYLFPGSVGLIGFNDIGRVWLPGESSSRWHDGYGGGFYLIPAQLFIIQATAGFSREGTLPYIMAGFRF from the coding sequence ATGAGGCTAACCAGATTTATTACAAGCCTGGTTTTACTGTTATCGTTACAAGCAGCGGGGCAGCAGGCCCGGGTTGTTCCTGACAGTATTACTGTGGCTATAGCACCGGGTTATGACAGCGTTACCGGCGTACATCGTTTTTTATTTGGTGAAAGCTACCGGAAGCTATGGGCTGCGCCGGTAAAGATGAAAGTATTTTACCTGCAGCAGGAAAAGGGCGGGTTAAAGATATTGCAACGTGGTGGTGGCATGCAAACCAAATCGTTGCGGCTGGCGGATGCCAATGGCAAAGAATGGGTATTGCGTACGATACAGAAATACCCCGAAAGGGGGTTGCCGGAGCAGCTGCGCCCTACGATAGTAAAGGATATTTTACAGGACCAGGTGGTAACAGCCCATCCTTACAGTTCGGTTACGGTACCACCACTTGCAGCGGCATTAGGCATACCACATGCCAATCCACAAATTGTATATGTTCCCGATGACAGTGCGCTTGGCGCCTACAGGGCTGATTTTGCCAATGCTGTATTTCTTTTTGAAGAAAGAGAGCCGCTTGATGCCGACCGGACAGACAACACGGAGAAAACACAACGTAAGCTGGAAGAAGATAACGATGTGCGGGTAGACCAAGAGATCGTATTACGTGCAAGGCTGCTGGATATGTTGCTGGGCGACTGGGACCGTCATGAAGACCAATGGCGCTGGGAACGCAGGAAGGATAAAAAAGCCGTTACCTATACGCCTGTTCCCAGAGACCGCGACCAGGTATATTATAATACTACCGGCGTATTCCCCTGGCTGGTATCGCACCAATGGCTGATGTCGAAGTTCCAGGGATATCATGACAAGATCAGGGATATCAACGGTTTTAATATACAGGCACGTTTCTTCGATCGTTATTTTCTAAACGAACTGGACGCTAAAGACTGGAAAAAGCAAATTGCTTTTATTCAATCAACACTTACCGATAGTTTAATCAGGCAGGCGGTATCGCTGATGCCTGATACCATTTTCAAATTAAATGGCGAGCATGTTATAAAAACAATGATAGCACGACGGGAATCACTGGCGGGAGATGCGATGAAATATTATGCTTTTATTTCGAAGTATGCCGATATTCCCGGTTCGGACAAGCAAGAGTATTTTGAGATAAAGAAGCAAAAGAAGGGGCATATTACTGTAAGCATTTATAAGGTTAAGAAGGATGGCAGCCTGGATCAGCGGATCTATAAAAAAGAATTTACCCCAAAAACAACGAAAGAGATAAGACTGTATGGTCTTGACGGAACAGATCGCTTCCGTATCAGCGGAGATCACCGCTCCCCTATTCGCGTAAGGCTTATTGGCGGCGACGGGCCGGATAGCTTTTCGGTAGGCAACGAGGTAGCACAACGCGGGCGAATTTATATTTATGACCGGTCGGATCAGCCCAACCAGCTACCACCCCGGTCAGCAGCAAGGATACGCACAGAAAAAGACAGTCTTGTAAACGCTTATAATAAACGCAGTTTTGTATTTGACCGGCTGGGGCCTTTGTTTATGGCACAATACAACCCTGACCAGGGCTTATTAGTAAGAACAGAGTTGTTGTATGAACAACAGGGGTTTCGTAAGGTTCCTTATGCGCAGCAGCACCAGTTAATGGCCAGCTATTTCACCGGCCGCAAAGCATTTTTATTACAGTATACGGCAGATTATAAGAAGCTGATAGGCAAAAACGACCTGCGGGTAAACATACTATCGCGGGGGCCGCAGAACCTTAGCAACTTTTTTGGATTAGGCAACAACTCATCGTTTCCAAGGACAGAAGATAAGGAGATCGAATATTACCGCAGCCGTTATGACCTGATCAATGGAGATGTAAGATTGTACTGGCCTTTGGGCAAGCATTTACAGGTGAATGCCGGGCTGGCAGCGCAATACTATACCAGCAAGTTCTCCAACAACACACATCGTTTCCTTGGCGCTTACAATGCAGCTTATCCTGAGCAGCAGGTATTTGCCGATCGCTTTTATGCGGGCATAGCAGGCGGCTGGGATATAGATACCAGGAACAATCTCACAATGCCCTACCGGGGTGTGCACTGGCAGACCGAATTGACGGGCATGCGGCAGATGAATGGCGGGCACAAGACCTTTGGCAGGTTATTGACCGATTTCAGCTTTTACACGCCTCTTATAGGCGATTCTACGCTGGTATTAGCCAACCGGGTGGGGCTAGGCACCACCATCGGCAAACCTGCTTATTTCCAGATGATGCAGCTGGGTGGCGCGCAATTATTACGCGGGTTTCATACTGCGCGGTTTACCGGCAAAACCCTGCTTTATCACAACCTGGAAGTAAGGCTGAAGCTATTTGACTTTGCATCGTACCTATTTCCGGGCAGTGTAGGTTTGATAGGCTTTAACGATATAGGCCGTGTATGGTTACCGGGCGAAAGTTCCAGCCGGTGGCATGATGGTTATGGCGGGGGCTTTTACCTGATTCCCGCACAGCTGTTCATCATACAGGCTACGGCAGGCTTTTCCCGGGAAGGTACTTTACCTTATATCATGGCAGGTTTCCGTTTTTAG
- a CDS encoding outer membrane beta-barrel protein: MLKLLISLLPVFILTPAICQVSVSGIITDSSQKKLSYATIILTNKNNTYSAITDSLGFFDIKDISKGQYSLECSLVNYQKESMEINLQKDTTVSLQLIQLVRQLKDVVVSSNGRLLERYADRYIFNPENLINLQGKKTTDLLALSPGTMIKDGSLSMPARDGVKVFINNIEVFLSGKELMNYLNTIPPEQIKSIEIIPIPSSLYDAAGNVGVINIITKKNIQPGIKGGIRSDFHQTSYPGLNQSVYLNYRAKSFNIYSNLGGYYLPYKNITKSTYSYPASGTYNYNPRKQSNSCLSSNIIADYSIKKGTNAGLQYIGDFISNERTKDLENRMDFISDNQKKDSSIFTDGITTEKGNQHNLSLYFDRTYNTNNHTRIEVSLLRNTSDNKRPFSSQAQSYQAVSPKEFYQSTGFQNNNIYTGKIDQEGVTYGFRWSAGIKASFINNKSGSSFYNAIGETYHIDSSLSNTFVYKERIQAIYASISKQVKDFSFKLGLRTEFTQTRGTSYAAPQTNNNNYTNLFPTFFSSYQFKNQNSIFLSYGKRIDRPQFDYLDPFKWYINKYSYAEGNPFLRPAFSHSVEIGYSLYNNWNFKIYYSKKENGFGRIVLLNKDSLNSQRQYVENYLDYYTSGINIYKYINAADWLESILQIDLSYQKYGSINPSFREESGWSGDISSYNSIYFGKSQQIKASLNIQETLPGIYNYRRRENSLSLDFGLSYAPASKRFELGMYITDILKTSAPKFWYTVNNVQQVYRNYYDNRRLEINFIYRFGNRYIKIDNERESANEAEKARIK; this comes from the coding sequence ATGTTAAAGCTACTTATATCATTGTTACCAGTTTTTATACTCACACCAGCGATTTGCCAGGTGTCAGTATCCGGAATAATTACTGATTCAAGTCAAAAAAAACTTTCGTATGCCACTATCATATTAACCAACAAGAATAATACTTATTCAGCGATTACCGACAGTCTTGGTTTTTTCGATATAAAAGATATTTCAAAGGGCCAATACTCACTCGAATGCTCCCTGGTCAACTATCAAAAGGAATCAATGGAAATAAACCTACAGAAGGACACGACGGTAAGCCTGCAGCTCATTCAACTAGTGCGGCAGTTAAAAGATGTAGTTGTATCCAGCAATGGCCGGTTACTAGAAAGATATGCAGACCGTTATATTTTCAATCCTGAAAACCTCATCAATCTCCAGGGGAAAAAAACAACAGACCTTCTTGCTTTAAGTCCTGGCACTATGATTAAAGACGGATCCTTATCGATGCCGGCAAGGGACGGGGTAAAAGTATTCATCAATAACATAGAAGTATTTCTTTCAGGGAAAGAACTCATGAATTATCTGAACACCATTCCTCCAGAGCAGATAAAAAGCATTGAAATAATACCAATTCCTTCATCATTATATGATGCAGCAGGTAATGTTGGTGTTATAAATATTATTACAAAAAAGAACATTCAGCCTGGGATAAAAGGCGGAATAAGATCCGATTTTCATCAAACCAGCTATCCGGGACTGAACCAATCAGTCTATCTCAATTACAGGGCAAAATCATTTAACATTTACTCGAATTTGGGAGGTTATTATTTACCCTACAAAAACATCACTAAATCCACCTATAGTTATCCTGCCTCAGGCACCTACAATTACAATCCAAGGAAACAATCCAATAGCTGTTTAAGTAGCAATATCATAGCCGACTATAGTATAAAAAAAGGAACCAATGCAGGACTGCAATACATAGGAGATTTCATCAGCAATGAACGAACGAAAGACCTGGAAAACCGGATGGATTTCATATCAGACAATCAAAAGAAAGATAGCTCAATTTTCACAGATGGCATTACCACAGAAAAGGGCAACCAGCACAACCTGAGCCTATATTTCGACCGCACGTACAACACCAATAATCACACAAGAATTGAAGTATCCTTACTGCGTAATACTTCCGACAACAAAAGGCCTTTTAGCTCTCAGGCTCAAAGCTACCAGGCAGTAAGTCCAAAAGAATTCTATCAATCTACAGGATTTCAAAACAACAATATTTATACAGGGAAAATTGACCAGGAAGGAGTTACTTATGGATTTCGCTGGTCGGCAGGTATCAAGGCATCCTTCATCAACAACAAATCCGGGAGCAGTTTTTACAACGCGATTGGGGAAACCTATCATATAGACTCTTCCCTAAGCAACACCTTTGTTTACAAGGAACGCATCCAGGCCATCTACGCAAGCATTAGCAAGCAGGTCAAGGATTTTTCCTTTAAATTAGGGCTCCGAACAGAGTTCACCCAAACCCGGGGAACCTCTTACGCAGCCCCTCAGACCAATAATAACAATTACACCAACTTATTTCCAACCTTTTTCTCTTCCTATCAGTTCAAAAATCAAAACAGCATTTTTCTCAGTTATGGGAAACGGATAGACCGACCGCAATTTGATTACCTAGACCCCTTTAAATGGTATATCAACAAATACTCTTATGCTGAAGGCAATCCATTTCTACGTCCTGCATTTAGTCATTCCGTTGAAATCGGGTATTCGCTCTACAACAACTGGAACTTCAAGATTTATTACAGCAAAAAGGAAAATGGGTTTGGCAGGATTGTTTTGTTAAACAAAGACTCTTTGAATTCGCAAAGGCAATATGTAGAAAACTATCTCGATTACTACACATCAGGAATTAACATATACAAATATATTAATGCTGCAGACTGGCTGGAAAGTATTTTACAAATAGATCTTTCTTACCAGAAATATGGCTCTATAAACCCATCCTTCAGGGAGGAATCAGGCTGGTCAGGAGACATATCATCCTATAACAGCATTTACTTTGGAAAATCACAACAAATAAAAGCATCTCTCAATATACAAGAGACGCTCCCGGGCATTTATAATTACCGGAGAAGAGAAAATAGTTTAAGTCTTGATTTTGGACTTAGTTATGCCCCCGCGAGCAAAAGATTTGAGCTGGGAATGTATATAACGGATATACTAAAAACATCTGCTCCTAAATTCTGGTATACCGTTAATAACGTACAACAGGTTTATCGAAATTATTACGACAACAGGCGACTGGAAATAAATTTCATATATCGTTTTGGTAATCGTTATATAAAAATTGACAACGAAAGGGAGAGCGCTAATGAAGCTGAAAAAGCAAGAATCAAATAA
- a CDS encoding prolyl hydroxylase family protein has translation MFRYFSETLREPTIANVIILCHELGIKVSKTKIRKLFFERFKDSKTIPATDLQEILLVLGISTFIAKVSLSKAKEMVPPYFLLMEPEDMNFSLILDHNDQEMILYETNACSVYQKNTTLIEGTRSYLGIFIDFYNKNTCDEDYQSDIISEQNAAKEYKESINIIPNLFSPKECEDVINFCESEQLFEKSKVFKLDRNDNEWIGYSNVCTSSTAALISYKKIEEILDKQRQIASTESKLTEHPVCIRYQTGEEFRQHHKASDGDNRVNTIIVFLNDNIAGGEIFFPEINYTVKPERGTCLVFPNLDNNLFRIAESVHCVLPVTSGNMYTLESFEVR, from the coding sequence ATGTTCAGATACTTTAGCGAAACACTCCGTGAGCCTACCATAGCTAACGTGATAATCCTTTGCCATGAACTTGGGATTAAAGTTTCAAAAACCAAAATAAGAAAGCTGTTCTTTGAAAGATTTAAAGACAGCAAGACTATTCCTGCAACCGATCTTCAGGAGATATTACTTGTACTTGGCATATCGACTTTTATAGCCAAAGTATCATTAAGCAAGGCAAAAGAAATGGTTCCACCCTACTTTCTTTTAATGGAACCGGAAGACATGAACTTTTCGCTTATCCTGGACCACAACGACCAGGAAATGATCTTATATGAAACAAATGCCTGCTCGGTATACCAAAAGAACACAACACTAATAGAAGGCACAAGAAGCTACCTGGGTATATTTATAGATTTCTACAACAAGAATACATGTGACGAAGATTATCAATCAGATATTATCAGTGAACAGAACGCCGCAAAAGAATACAAAGAAAGCATCAACATCATCCCCAACCTGTTCAGCCCAAAAGAATGCGAAGATGTTATTAACTTCTGTGAATCGGAACAGCTATTTGAGAAAAGCAAAGTATTCAAACTAGACAGGAATGACAATGAATGGATAGGTTATTCAAATGTATGTACGAGCTCTACAGCAGCACTTATTTCCTACAAAAAGATAGAAGAAATACTAGACAAACAAAGACAAATTGCCTCAACTGAGTCAAAACTCACAGAGCATCCTGTATGTATCAGATACCAGACCGGAGAAGAATTCAGACAGCACCACAAGGCTTCAGACGGCGACAATCGCGTCAATACCATTATAGTATTCCTTAACGACAACATAGCAGGCGGAGAAATATTCTTCCCTGAAATAAACTATACTGTAAAACCAGAAAGAGGCACCTGCCTGGTTTTTCCGAATCTCGACAATAACCTCTTCAGGATCGCAGAATCAGTTCACTGCGTATTACCGGTTACTTCGGGCAACATGTACACCCTGGAGTCTTTTGAGGTCAGATAG
- a CDS encoding radical SAM protein, with protein sequence MKYKCSNYITASDIINEDAGQEDKKRLILSTRSGKNIVIKEAAYQDLVHSRLENFDESTMAYFIASSMVVPENEKEFQFVIQENEANNINTLGMVIHTSANCQLGCSYCGQQHSKKNIPQDVKQRIFTYITNKLKTGKFKFVFVTWHGGEPLMSLSDLRLMSKEIIKICQEFNVAYLSKMITNGLSLKPSIFNELFHELKIIDFQITIDGPKEFHDNRRFTKEGQLGTFDIILKNILGICASPTYPVYERPIGIRINIDKTNGSYIPGFIDLLAENKLHDKIQINFRPVENYVNNKFKDSNGFSKEEYAQVEIDLLLHTLKAGFSVDSVLPERKYDACMAVLKDHIALDIFGNVFPCYNFAYTKHLLEQENKIGNLLFDEETFNNDVPLRKWYSTLETEREECFRCNMLPVCGGYCPLKWMEGEIACPSYRYNISERLVLNYLFNKTDIKELLNQH encoded by the coding sequence ATGAAATACAAGTGTTCCAATTATATCACGGCGTCAGACATCATCAATGAAGATGCCGGGCAGGAGGACAAAAAAAGACTTATACTTTCTACGAGAAGCGGAAAGAACATTGTCATAAAAGAAGCGGCCTACCAGGACCTGGTACATTCGAGATTAGAGAATTTTGACGAAAGCACAATGGCCTATTTCATAGCGTCATCGATGGTGGTTCCGGAAAATGAAAAAGAATTTCAGTTCGTCATACAGGAGAATGAGGCCAACAACATTAATACGCTTGGAATGGTTATTCACACCTCCGCCAACTGCCAGTTAGGTTGCAGCTATTGCGGACAGCAACATTCTAAAAAGAATATTCCGCAAGATGTAAAACAAAGAATCTTCACTTATATCACCAACAAGCTTAAAACAGGAAAATTCAAATTCGTTTTTGTTACCTGGCATGGCGGAGAACCACTCATGTCGTTAAGCGATCTAAGACTTATGTCTAAAGAGATCATAAAGATTTGCCAGGAGTTTAATGTGGCATATTTAAGCAAGATGATTACAAATGGTTTAAGCCTTAAGCCATCCATCTTCAACGAGCTGTTTCATGAGCTAAAAATCATAGATTTTCAAATAACCATAGACGGGCCAAAAGAATTTCATGACAACAGAAGATTCACAAAAGAAGGACAGCTTGGCACATTTGATATTATATTAAAAAACATTCTGGGCATTTGCGCATCTCCCACCTATCCTGTATACGAAAGGCCCATAGGGATCCGCATCAATATTGATAAAACAAACGGAAGTTACATCCCTGGTTTTATAGACCTATTGGCCGAAAACAAACTGCACGATAAAATCCAGATCAACTTCAGGCCCGTCGAAAATTATGTCAACAATAAATTCAAAGATTCAAATGGGTTTAGCAAGGAAGAATACGCCCAGGTTGAAATAGACCTTCTCTTACACACCTTAAAAGCTGGCTTTTCAGTTGACAGTGTATTACCTGAAAGAAAATACGACGCCTGCATGGCAGTATTAAAAGACCACATAGCCCTGGACATATTCGGCAATGTGTTTCCCTGCTATAATTTTGCCTACACAAAGCATTTATTAGAGCAGGAAAACAAAATTGGCAACTTATTATTTGATGAAGAAACATTCAACAACGATGTACCTCTTCGAAAATGGTATTCTACACTTGAAACGGAACGTGAGGAGTGCTTTCGTTGCAATATGCTTCCTGTTTGCGGAGGATACTGCCCCTTAAAATGGATGGAAGGAGAAATTGCGTGTCCTTCGTACAGATATAATATTTCGGAACGGCTGGTTCTAAATTACCTCTTTAACAAAACTGACATTAAAGAACTACTGAATCAACATTAG
- a CDS encoding ROK family protein produces MNKMMSDQQILGIDIGGSHITAGFIDLSSGEIIDNKVIRKHVDCHAPANEILNGWCSAIKELWNQAGVQRARLGFAMPGPFDYENGISLIIGVAKYEALYKMNIREELANRLHIPASDIRFRNDAEAFLEGELLFGAAKGFNHAIGITLGTGLGTAVSHNGVTVHPALGMHPYKGEYIEDYVSTRGLIRAYREVSGQDAPNAKFIADRYDTDELARKAFDSFSNHLIWFLDFFIRREQPEVLIVGGNIANSWHLYSDKLEKALASTVKKVPVIKMAALGEPAALIGGAACFAVNH; encoded by the coding sequence ATGAATAAGATGATGTCAGATCAGCAGATTTTAGGCATTGATATTGGCGGCTCTCATATTACCGCCGGCTTTATCGATTTAAGCAGCGGCGAAATTATAGATAATAAGGTTATCAGGAAACATGTCGATTGCCATGCGCCCGCAAATGAAATCCTCAACGGCTGGTGCAGCGCGATCAAAGAGTTATGGAATCAGGCTGGTGTCCAACGCGCCAGGTTGGGGTTCGCAATGCCGGGCCCATTCGATTATGAAAACGGCATCTCCCTCATCATCGGCGTCGCCAAATATGAGGCTTTATATAAAATGAATATAAGGGAGGAATTGGCAAACCGCCTTCACATCCCCGCCTCTGACATCCGCTTCCGTAACGATGCAGAAGCTTTCCTGGAAGGTGAATTGTTGTTTGGTGCCGCAAAAGGTTTTAACCATGCTATCGGCATTACGCTGGGAACGGGCCTCGGCACCGCTGTCAGCCACAATGGCGTTACTGTCCACCCTGCGCTCGGCATGCACCCTTATAAAGGCGAATACATCGAAGATTATGTTTCTACAAGAGGATTGATAAGAGCCTACCGCGAAGTATCCGGACAAGATGCGCCTAACGCAAAATTCATCGCCGACCGTTACGATACCGATGAACTGGCCCGTAAAGCCTTCGACTCCTTCAGCAACCACCTGATCTGGTTCCTCGACTTCTTCATCCGTCGCGAACAACCCGAAGTATTAATAGTTGGGGGAAATATTGCAAATTCCTGGCACTTATACAGCGATAAGCTCGAAAAAGCGCTTGCTTCAACAGTAAAGAAAGTACCGGTGATTAAAATGGCTGCCCTGGGCGAACCCGCAGCATTAATAGGCGGCGCAGCATGTTTTGCTGTTAATCACTAA
- a CDS encoding DUF6600 domain-containing protein yields MKQRDTSFNIKRGAQLLMACITVITVMASCSNSYYASGSSDEYYGNNGAVDYNTFYNELSPYGTWMDYPSYGRVWISNQPGFIPYQTGGHWVYSTYGWTWVSDYNWGWAPFHYGRWAQAPGYGWMWVPGYEWAPAWVSWRNGADCYGWAPLGPGMNIGVSVGIPANNWVFVPRQHITSHQVNNYYIDRSRNTTIINNTTIINNTGRYRNSTYISGPNRTEVERVSGHRVTPMRIENANRPGMTTSNGNRINLYRPVVKEGGRVKPGDAVQPGNNNGRPTSQPLNPQGGRGTNQPAQPGRPTQQQPLQPSQPGQSSQPQQMPSGRPRPTQQPQQPSQQQPAQPSQPQQMPSSRPRPTQQQPVQPSQQQPAQPSQPQQMPSGRPRPTQQPLQPSQQQPAQPSQPQQMPSGRPAQQPVQPQRIPAPSSQPQQMPSSRPATRPMRQPAQQSQPQQMPSRPQRQSPQASPSSQSQPQRMESRPMRQQQSPQQMMPQRQAPSGSQQPSYQQRPQRQFPSGGGSQQHSQRQRN; encoded by the coding sequence ATGAAACAGCGTGACACATCTTTTAATATAAAGCGCGGCGCACAACTGCTGATGGCTTGCATAACCGTGATCACGGTTATGGCTTCCTGCTCCAATTCGTATTATGCATCGGGGTCATCCGACGAATACTATGGTAATAATGGGGCGGTTGATTACAATACTTTTTATAATGAGTTAAGTCCTTATGGCACCTGGATGGACTACCCTTCCTATGGTCGTGTATGGATCAGCAACCAGCCCGGTTTTATACCATATCAAACGGGCGGGCACTGGGTATATTCTACTTATGGCTGGACCTGGGTGAGTGATTATAACTGGGGTTGGGCTCCTTTTCACTATGGCCGCTGGGCCCAAGCTCCGGGTTATGGCTGGATGTGGGTACCTGGTTACGAGTGGGCTCCTGCCTGGGTAAGCTGGCGCAATGGTGCTGACTGCTATGGATGGGCGCCATTAGGCCCTGGAATGAACATAGGCGTTAGTGTAGGTATACCTGCCAACAACTGGGTGTTTGTACCAAGGCAGCATATTACCAGTCACCAGGTAAACAATTACTATATTGACAGGTCGCGGAATACAACTATCATCAATAACACTACCATTATCAACAATACAGGCCGTTACCGCAACTCTACCTATATCAGCGGACCTAACAGGACGGAAGTAGAGCGCGTAAGCGGCCACAGGGTAACCCCTATGCGTATAGAGAACGCCAATCGTCCCGGCATGACTACGAGCAATGGTAACAGAATTAATTTATACAGGCCTGTAGTAAAAGAAGGTGGCAGGGTGAAACCTGGTGATGCTGTACAGCCCGGCAATAACAACGGGCGTCCAACATCGCAGCCATTGAATCCACAGGGCGGACGGGGAACAAACCAGCCGGCACAACCGGGAAGGCCAACACAACAACAGCCGTTGCAACCTTCGCAGCCTGGTCAGTCATCACAGCCACAACAGATGCCATCAGGCAGGCCAAGACCTACACAGCAACCGCAACAGCCGTCACAACAACAGCCTGCCCAGCCGTCGCAACCGCAACAGATGCCTTCAAGCAGGCCAAGGCCTACACAGCAACAGCCTGTTCAGCCATCGCAACAACAACCTGCCCAGCCATCACAGCCGCAACAGATGCCTTCGGGCAGGCCAAGGCCAACGCAGCAACCATTGCAACCGTCGCAGCAACAACCTGCCCAGCCATCACAGCCGCAACAGATGCCTTCGGGCAGGCCAGCACAGCAGCCTGTACAACCACAACGAATACCTGCTCCATCTTCGCAGCCGCAACAGATGCCATCAAGCAGACCTGCGACCAGGCCTATGCGGCAACCCGCACAGCAGTCGCAACCTCAGCAAATGCCATCGAGACCACAACGACAATCGCCTCAGGCATCTCCATCCTCACAATCACAGCCACAACGGATGGAGTCCAGGCCCATGCGGCAACAACAATCGCCACAACAAATGATGCCACAGCGTCAGGCTCCCAGTGGCTCTCAGCAGCCTTCGTACCAGCAACGGCCTCAACGGCAGTTTCCGAGTGGAGGAGGTTCGCAGCAGCATTCACAAAGACAAAGAAATTAG